A window of the Branchiostoma floridae strain S238N-H82 chromosome 12, Bfl_VNyyK, whole genome shotgun sequence genome harbors these coding sequences:
- the LOC118427603 gene encoding pleckstrin homology domain-containing family B member 2-like isoform X2 — translation MSSEVIAKSGWLLRQTTVLKRWKREFFVLYVDGQLAHYEDERKLEVKGMISMRKECLGIKLGGMVNDVTVPDGRSRDALLAIVTRTTAMFVCADNADDAAVWKFALEEAKIVENDSRPSSAPPPYTEMVYDDGMGGQPLYGGQPLYNPPPYAYAQPGQVYLIENGQYMYTQPNGQTIIIDERRRHRDDGTNMAMGMLAGAAVGSLMFAPLCWWW, via the exons CCACTGTGCTGAAGAGATGGAAGCGTGAGTTCTTCGTCCTGTATGTCGATGGCCAGCTGGCCCACTATGAAGATGAGAGAAAACTAGAGGTCAAAGGAATGATCAGCATGAGAAAAGAATGTCTGGGCATCAAACTGGGCGGCATGGTGAACGATGTAACCGTGCCAGACGGGAGATCGAGGGACGCGCTGCTCGCCATCGTGACGAGAACCACcgccatgtttgtgtgtgcggaCAACGCTGACGATGCCGCTGTGTGGAAGTTTGCTCTTGAGGAGGCAAAGATTGTTGAAAAC GATTCCAGACCGTCCAGTGCTCCCCCACCTTACACAGAGATGGTGTATGATGATGGCATGGGTGGACAGCCACTCTATGGTGGACAGCCACTCTATAACCCACCTCCATATGCATACGCACAACCTGGACAAGTCTATCTCATAGAGAATGGTCAATACA TGTACACACAGCCCAATGGTCAGACGATCATCATCGACGAGCGCCGGCGTCACCGTGACGACGGTACAAACATGGCCATGGGGATGTTGGCAGGCGCTGCCGTCGGCTCTCTCATGTTCGCTCCCTTGTGTTGGTGGTGGTGA
- the LOC118427603 gene encoding pleckstrin homology domain-containing family B member 2-like isoform X1 — protein MSSEVIAKSGWLLRQTTVLKRWKREFFVLYVDGQLAHYEDERKLEVKGMISMRKECLGIKLGGMVNDVTVPDGRSRDALLAIVTRTTAMFVCADNADDAAVWKFALEEAKIVENQDSRPSSAPPPYTEMVYDDGMGGQPLYGGQPLYNPPPYAYAQPGQVYLIENGQYMYTQPNGQTIIIDERRRHRDDGTNMAMGMLAGAAVGSLMFAPLCWWW, from the exons CCACTGTGCTGAAGAGATGGAAGCGTGAGTTCTTCGTCCTGTATGTCGATGGCCAGCTGGCCCACTATGAAGATGAGAGAAAACTAGAGGTCAAAGGAATGATCAGCATGAGAAAAGAATGTCTGGGCATCAAACTGGGCGGCATGGTGAACGATGTAACCGTGCCAGACGGGAGATCGAGGGACGCGCTGCTCGCCATCGTGACGAGAACCACcgccatgtttgtgtgtgcggaCAACGCTGACGATGCCGCTGTGTGGAAGTTTGCTCTTGAGGAGGCAAAGATTGTTGAAAAC CAGGATTCCAGACCGTCCAGTGCTCCCCCACCTTACACAGAGATGGTGTATGATGATGGCATGGGTGGACAGCCACTCTATGGTGGACAGCCACTCTATAACCCACCTCCATATGCATACGCACAACCTGGACAAGTCTATCTCATAGAGAATGGTCAATACA TGTACACACAGCCCAATGGTCAGACGATCATCATCGACGAGCGCCGGCGTCACCGTGACGACGGTACAAACATGGCCATGGGGATGTTGGCAGGCGCTGCCGTCGGCTCTCTCATGTTCGCTCCCTTGTGTTGGTGGTGGTGA
- the LOC118427571 gene encoding uncharacterized protein LOC118427571: protein MSIVFFWIILFKQVHFRGFSIGTGAVIVATFIRYFHTCVPLPDSSLGVIGVGLLAAAWFSVLGACLGLGMGIGMALALCCMQISTVDTLKFRRPVFYESIFESMCFIIGMLISSRLKSPFFKMIAFVVPIAGILISEYVSLSFATNGISGLVFAMSLVMGMDFERLLSRKYYSEYVRKNKVLIDVAGFILAIFFGKLISLNFVFDFVNVSFASIYLGLIIYFEVEFRMRQTKYPYRFVGTTISQYRSKDDLPKKMLLLDFAGDRLYYATHPLFISSHAIFLVVFSLAKFAQNESYHMRRLTFWLHSIAAHAKNPECKVFLVGTHRDLVQRKRRKQITKRITKKLGQYPRLVEMIVLNMVNVFDNSTHHTFVFCVENSAQIKNDLEGLRLRETLLYEVNRAEHVRHEIPLRWLNFYDLTNRRKGRRGRKDYPKNCTSSTEAVWSMMQKEGIFKPDEKDDFDLMLDFYNRVGEIKLMEGFVVFDPQLVVDLLTNLLRMPVQDGALVPLKLMEKLCKNLNAPCEEVITILRQYDIICPILCLPKEEDITYSVHYIIPLKLGRLDRKRKVVEAEEDILSSDPEDDDKAWLPFWQNRGTDVCFFFNFKEFNPDAIFIRLLARCLYISQRSHDMLNRRNVYSDAGRFYQSNDFYYKIELRSPSDDQNLVQVTIGRAPESGVRELLCRIHRDIKDICDRDFPYVSYTFGIQCEACIRVKSSDDQPDQREHPRHILNISTHEEDFPSDGVTRLLCERQVHEVDFRRWPDTIRVIEDSKSVSQADIERGRSVEMTEPHCKLLTKNRLQLLRNVDPDDVINCLVQDDVISTRYAEEIRGQQTTRGRVGMVLDYLPRRSDAAFHFFKRALLTTNQNHVANLLEE from the exons ATGTCTATTGTTTTCTTCTGGATTATCTTATTCAAACAGGTTCACTTTAGGGGGTTCTCTATAGGTACGGGTGCTGTCATTGTAGCCACATTCATCAGATATTTTCACACATGTGTGCCTTTGCCTGATTCAAGTCTTGGTGTTATTGGCGTAGGCTTGCTCGCTGCTGCATGGTTCTCAGTGCTAGGAGCTTGTTTGGGGCTTGGGATGGGTATAGGGATGGCGTTAGCTTTGTGTTGTATGCAAATATCCACGGTGGATACACTGAAATTTAGAAGGCCAGTGTTCTATGAATCAATCTTTGAATCCATGTGCTTCATTATAGGAATGTTGATTTCGTCACGGCTGAAATCACCATTTTTCAAGATGATTGCTTTCGTCGTACCTATCGCTGGAATCCTTATTAGTGAATATGTTTCTCTAAGTTTTGCAACAAATGGTATCTCTGGCTTAGTATTTGCCATGTCCCTGGTAATGGGTATGGACTTTGAGCGCCTTCTGTCCAGAAAATATTACTCTGAATATGTACGCAAGAACAAAGTACTTATTGATGTGGCTGGATTTATTTTGGCAATATTTTTTGGAAAGTTGATAAGTTTAAATTTCGTCTTTGATTTTGTCAATGTCAGCTTTGCTTCCATATATCTGGGACTTATCATCTACTTTGAGGTAGAATTTAGAATGAGGCAGACGAAATATCCTTACAGATTCGTCGGGACAACTATTTCTCAGTACAGGTCCAAGGATGATCTACCAAAGAAAATGCTGCTGTTAGATTTTGCAGGAGACCGCCTATACTATGCCACTCACCCTCTATTCATTTCTAGCCACGCTATCTTTTTGGTGGTCTTCAGTCTGGCTAAATTTGCACAAAATGAAAGTTATCATATGCGACGTTTGACATTCTGGCTACATTCAATCGCCGCCCATGCGAAAAACCCAGAATGCAAAGTATTTCTTGTGGGTACCCACAGAGATCTAGTGCAAcgcaaaagaagaaaacaaatcacaaaaagaatAACAAAGAAACTTGGTCAGTACCCTCGACTTGTTGAGATGATAGTGTTGAATATGGTTAATGTGTTCGACAATAGCACACACCACACATTTGTGTTTTGTGTCGAAAATTCGGCACAAATCAAAAACGATTTGGAAGGGCTCCGCCTCCGGGAAACATTGTTGTATGAAGTGAATAGAGCGGAGCACGTCAGACATGAAATTCCCCTCAGGTGGTTGAACTTTTACGACCTAACAAACAGAAGGAAAGGGCGCAGAGGTAGGAAGGACTACCCTAAGAACTGCACTTCTTCAACGGAAGCAGTTTGGAGCATGATGCAAAAAGAGGGCATTTTCAAACCAGACGAAAAAGACGATTTTGATCTGATGCTAGATTTTTATAACCGAGTTGGGGAAATCAAGCTCATGGAAGGGTTCGTGGTTTTTGACCCACAACTTGTAGTTGATCTACTTACCAACCTGCTCAGGATGCCAGTTCAAGATGGCGCCTTGGTGCCCCTGAAACTCATGGAAAAGCTTTGCAAGAATCTCAACGCCCCTTGCGAAGAGGTGATTACCATTCTTAGGCAGTATGATATCATTTGTCCCATTCTGTGCTTACCTAAAGAAGAAGACATAACCTATTCTGTACATTACATTATTCCACTCAAGCTCGGACGACTCGACCGAAAACGCAAAGTCGTTGAGGCTGAAGAAGATATCTTAAGCTCGGATCCAGAAGACGATGACAAAGCATGGTTGCCGTTTTGGCAGAACAGGGGGACAGATGTCTGTTTCTTCTTTAACTTCAAAGAGTTCAATCCAGATGCCATATTCATCCGTCTTTTGGCCAGGTGCTTGTACATTTCTCAGCGATCTCACGACATGTTGAACAGACGAAACGTGTACAGCGATGCAGGGAGGTTCTATCAGTCCAACGACTTCTACTATAAAATTGAACTCCGCTCACCCTCAGATGACCAGAACTTGGTACAGGTCACCATTGGCAGAGCACCAGAGTCGGGGGTTCGTGAACTCCTGTGCCGCATACACCGTGACATCAAGGACATCTGTGACAGAGACTTTCCCTACGTGAGCTACACGTTTGGGATACAGTGTGAGGCGTGTATACGTGTGAAAAGTTCTGATGACCAACCAGACCAGAGGGAGCACCCACGGCACATACTGAACATCTCAACACACGAGGAAGACTTCCCATCAGATGGCGTGACAAGATTGCTGTGTGAGAGGCAGGTGCACGAAGTTGACTTTCGACGTTGG CCGGACACCATTCGAGTGATAGAAGACAGCAAATCGGTCAGTCAGGCAGATATTGAACGTGGCCGCA GTGTCGAAATGACGGAGCCACACTGCAAACTTCTCACCAAGAACCGGCTGCAGCTGCTGCGTAACGTCgacccagatgatgtcatcaactGCCTTGTccaagatgacgtcataagtACCAGATATGCTGAGGAGATTCGCGGCCAGCAAACAACTCGCGGCCGTGTTGGGATGGTGTTGGACTATCTACCCCGCAGGAGTGATGCGGCATTTCACTTCTTCAAACGTGCACTTCTGAcgacaaatcaaaatcatgtaGCCAATCTTCTGGAGGAATGA